A single genomic interval of Mycobacterium sp. DL592 harbors:
- a CDS encoding MmpS family transport accessory protein, producing MPTPSGAPTAPLPGETTSPTGTDTVVYKVDGDGRAINITYVDTGGVMQTEFNVMLPWSKEVSLSSPARGSASVAVVNVGRDVTCSVSVNGVQVRQRSGRGLTICTGAA from the coding sequence CTGCCGACACCCAGCGGCGCCCCGACCGCGCCGCTTCCCGGCGAAACCACCAGCCCGACGGGCACCGATACCGTCGTCTACAAGGTCGACGGTGACGGCCGGGCCATCAACATCACCTACGTCGACACCGGCGGGGTCATGCAGACCGAGTTCAACGTGATGCTGCCGTGGAGTAAGGAAGTCAGCTTGTCCTCACCGGCGCGCGGGTCCGCCAGCGTCGCGGTGGTCAACGTCGGGCGTGACGTGACGTGCAGCGTGTCGGTCAACGGCGTTCAGGTGCGGCAGCGCTCCGGGCGGGGGCTGACCATCTGCACCGGCGCCGCCTAG
- a CDS encoding S9 family peptidase: MERDVRATYGASVSPDGTAFAHLVDDGGYPRAVQRFLRGRHASASRDVELPVDGPVTKVIHSADGHWLACQVAPDGGTRTQIWVVTTDPDDRMARRIDRMDTGTAELIAWDGTRVCAILTGQDGVGQSTLIDPADGAVSVLDRRSGGRLIDAWADSALIRVGPRGYRELIMLRGTTEIALLPSDPGSSTESGVILDDHVPRRLRSGPDGELTTLYPPGEYVRALIRSDNGASHARLLEVTVTPDGVAYHVVAERAGHDLDEFVVSDDLSTVALLWNINGCSELQILEYADNTLTEPIPLPNMVAGELSISAGGSLVAMTVQGPDLPRTVEVVDPRSRQWERIDRKPSSGPVSSAPALHTLMARDGRRLSGWLYRPAPQVEQIGALVYLHGGPEGQARPGYSEIFPHLLDEGVTVFAVNVRGSGGFGREFCHADDRDKRFAAIDDVADCAQYLVSQNHAEPGRIACAGWSYGGYLTMAALAFHPGLFVAGVSICGMSDLTTFYRNTEPWIAAASYAEYGHPVADRALLEALSPLRRVQSLTAPLLVVHGANDTNVPVSESEQMVEALHRLGRKVRYLLFADDGHEITRRENHTVLAGAVADWLKTSFGSNV, from the coding sequence GTGGAGCGGGACGTTCGGGCGACATACGGCGCTTCGGTCTCACCCGATGGCACCGCCTTCGCCCATCTCGTCGACGACGGCGGTTACCCGCGCGCAGTCCAGCGGTTCCTGCGCGGCAGGCATGCCAGCGCCTCGCGGGACGTTGAGCTGCCTGTCGACGGGCCGGTGACCAAGGTGATCCATTCCGCCGACGGCCACTGGCTGGCCTGCCAGGTTGCCCCCGACGGTGGCACCCGCACCCAGATCTGGGTGGTCACCACCGACCCCGACGACCGGATGGCGCGGCGGATCGATCGGATGGACACCGGCACCGCCGAGCTGATCGCCTGGGACGGCACCCGGGTGTGCGCGATCCTCACCGGGCAGGACGGAGTGGGCCAGTCCACGCTGATCGACCCGGCCGACGGTGCGGTGAGCGTGCTGGATCGCCGCTCCGGGGGCAGGCTGATCGACGCGTGGGCCGATTCGGCGTTGATCAGAGTCGGCCCGCGCGGCTACCGCGAGTTGATCATGCTGCGCGGGACGACCGAAATCGCTTTGCTCCCTTCGGATCCCGGATCGAGCACCGAGTCGGGTGTCATTCTCGACGACCACGTACCCCGTCGGCTCCGCTCGGGTCCCGACGGTGAGCTGACCACCCTTTACCCGCCGGGCGAATACGTGCGCGCTCTGATTCGCAGCGACAACGGTGCCTCGCACGCCCGCCTGCTCGAGGTCACTGTCACCCCGGACGGCGTCGCCTACCACGTCGTCGCCGAACGGGCCGGGCACGATCTCGATGAGTTCGTCGTCAGCGACGACCTGTCGACCGTGGCCCTGTTGTGGAACATCAACGGCTGCAGTGAGTTACAGATTCTGGAGTACGCCGACAACACGCTGACCGAACCGATCCCGCTACCCAACATGGTGGCCGGTGAACTCTCCATCAGCGCGGGCGGGTCACTGGTCGCGATGACGGTGCAGGGACCGGATCTGCCGCGCACTGTCGAAGTGGTGGACCCCCGGTCACGGCAGTGGGAGCGCATCGACCGCAAGCCCAGCAGTGGCCCGGTCTCGTCCGCACCGGCGTTGCACACCCTGATGGCACGCGACGGCCGCCGACTGTCGGGCTGGTTGTATCGCCCGGCGCCGCAGGTCGAACAGATCGGTGCGCTCGTCTACTTGCACGGCGGACCGGAGGGGCAGGCGCGGCCGGGTTACAGCGAGATCTTCCCGCACCTGCTCGACGAGGGAGTGACGGTGTTCGCCGTGAACGTGCGGGGCTCGGGTGGTTTCGGCCGCGAGTTCTGCCACGCCGACGACCGGGACAAGCGCTTCGCCGCGATCGACGACGTCGCCGACTGCGCCCAATACCTTGTCTCGCAAAACCATGCCGAACCCGGTCGCATCGCGTGTGCCGGTTGGTCCTACGGCGGCTATCTGACGATGGCAGCATTGGCGTTTCATCCCGGACTGTTCGTCGCGGGGGTCAGCATCTGCGGAATGAGTGACCTGACGACGTTCTACCGCAATACCGAACCGTGGATCGCCGCCGCCTCCTATGCCGAATACGGGCATCCGGTTGCCGATCGCGCGCTTCTGGAGGCACTTTCCCCGCTGCGCCGAGTGCAGTCATTGACCGCGCCGTTGCTGGTCGTTCACGGCGCCAACGACACCAACGTGCCGGTCAGCGAGTCCGAGCAGATGGTCGAGGCGCTGCACAGACTCGGCCGAAAGGTGCGCTATCTGCTCTTCGCCGATGACGGGCACGAGATCACCCGACGCGAGAACCACACTGTCCTGGCCGGCGCGGTGGCCGACTGGCTGAAGACCTCTTTTGGCTCAAATGTTTAG
- a CDS encoding DUF6131 family protein → MIVFGAILLILGFVLKIQILWTIGIILLVVGAVLWLLGAVGRPVAGRRYWY, encoded by the coding sequence ATGATTGTGTTCGGAGCGATTCTGCTCATCCTGGGATTCGTGCTGAAGATCCAGATCCTGTGGACCATCGGCATCATCCTGCTCGTTGTCGGTGCGGTCCTGTGGCTGTTGGGTGCCGTCGGACGGCCGGTCGCGGGTCGCCGCTACTGGTATTGA
- a CDS encoding TetR/AcrR family transcriptional regulator, with protein sequence MPEAPSRRSRQKSDRRSALLAAAERLMAEKGFLAVRLEDIGSAAGVSGPAIYRHFPNKEALLVELLVGISTRLLAGAQAVVAGADTAAGALEGLIEFHLDFALGESDLIRIQDRDMANLPAAAQRQVRRAQRSYVEVWVSVLRELDPALDESEARLMAHAVFGLLNSTPHSMKPLAAKADPGRSRDVLRAMTVAALSTTGDRQRRAVGQYQ encoded by the coding sequence ATGCCCGAGGCGCCAAGCCGCCGCAGCAGGCAGAAGTCGGATCGACGCTCCGCTCTGCTGGCGGCCGCCGAACGACTGATGGCCGAGAAGGGCTTCCTGGCGGTGCGGCTCGAGGACATCGGCTCGGCCGCCGGGGTCAGCGGCCCGGCGATCTATCGGCACTTCCCCAACAAAGAAGCGCTGTTGGTCGAGCTCCTGGTGGGCATCAGCACCCGGCTGCTGGCCGGCGCCCAAGCGGTGGTGGCGGGGGCCGATACCGCGGCAGGGGCGCTGGAGGGTCTGATCGAGTTCCATCTCGACTTCGCGCTGGGCGAGTCGGACCTGATCCGAATTCAGGACCGCGACATGGCCAACCTGCCTGCGGCCGCGCAGCGACAGGTGCGCCGGGCCCAGCGCAGCTACGTCGAAGTGTGGGTGTCGGTGCTCCGCGAACTCGACCCGGCACTCGATGAATCCGAGGCGCGCCTGATGGCGCACGCGGTGTTCGGTCTGCTCAACTCCACCCCACACAGCATGAAGCCCCTGGCGGCAAAGGCCGACCCGGGGCGTTCACGCGATGTCCTGCGGGCGATGACGGTCGCCGCGTTGTCAACAACGGGCGACCGTCAGCGCCGCGCAGTCGGTCAATACCAGTAG
- a CDS encoding carboxyl transferase domain-containing protein has protein sequence MTSPAANREAHTQLVEQLRAKLAAAALGGPERARERHVSRGKLLPRDRVDGLLDPGSPLLEIAPLAADGMYDDDCPAAGIITGIGRVAGRECMIVANDATVKGGTYYPVTVKKHLRAQEIALQNRLPCIYLVDSGGAFLPRQDEVFPDRDHFGRIFFNQATMSAAGIAQIAAVLGSCTAGGAYVPAMSDEAVIVRNQGTIFLGGPPLVKAATGEVVTAEELGGGDLHSKTSGVTDHLANDDRDALRIVRRIVDTLGPREPRPWEVRPTVEPIADQHELYDVVPVDARVPYDVHEVITRIVDGGEFTEFKAEYGTTLVTGFARIHGHPVGIVANNGVLFGESALKGAHFIELCDKRMVPLVFLQNITGFMVGRDYEAGGIAKHGAKMVTAVACARVPKLTVVIGGSYGAGNYSMCGRAYSPRFLWMWPNARISVMGGEQAASVLATVRGEMTPEEEEAFKAPIREQYEHQGNPYYSTARLWDDGVIDPADTRTVLGLALSVTANAPVEPVSYGVFRM, from the coding sequence ATGACTTCACCGGCCGCCAACCGCGAGGCGCACACGCAGCTCGTCGAGCAGCTCCGCGCGAAGCTGGCAGCTGCCGCGCTCGGCGGCCCCGAACGCGCTCGCGAACGGCACGTGTCCCGCGGCAAATTGCTCCCGCGAGATCGGGTCGACGGCCTGCTCGACCCGGGCAGCCCGCTGTTGGAGATCGCACCGCTGGCCGCCGACGGCATGTACGACGATGACTGCCCGGCCGCGGGGATCATCACCGGCATCGGCCGGGTCGCCGGGCGCGAATGCATGATCGTGGCCAACGACGCGACGGTCAAAGGCGGCACCTACTACCCGGTGACCGTCAAGAAGCACCTGCGCGCCCAGGAGATCGCGCTGCAGAACCGGCTGCCCTGCATCTATCTGGTGGACTCTGGCGGAGCGTTCCTGCCACGCCAGGACGAGGTGTTTCCAGACCGCGATCACTTCGGGCGGATCTTCTTCAACCAGGCCACCATGAGCGCCGCGGGCATCGCCCAGATCGCCGCGGTGCTGGGGTCGTGCACCGCCGGCGGCGCCTACGTTCCGGCGATGAGCGACGAAGCCGTCATCGTGCGCAACCAGGGCACGATCTTCCTCGGCGGCCCCCCGCTGGTGAAGGCGGCGACCGGCGAGGTCGTCACCGCCGAGGAGCTCGGCGGCGGCGACCTGCACTCCAAAACCTCCGGTGTCACCGACCATCTCGCCAACGACGACCGCGACGCGCTGCGCATCGTGCGTCGCATCGTCGACACCCTGGGCCCGCGCGAGCCGCGGCCGTGGGAGGTCCGCCCGACCGTCGAGCCCATCGCCGATCAGCACGAGCTCTACGACGTCGTGCCCGTCGATGCCCGGGTGCCCTACGACGTCCACGAGGTCATCACCCGCATCGTCGACGGCGGCGAGTTCACCGAGTTCAAAGCCGAGTACGGCACCACGCTGGTCACCGGATTCGCCCGGATCCACGGCCACCCGGTGGGCATCGTCGCCAACAACGGTGTGCTGTTCGGCGAATCCGCCCTCAAGGGAGCACATTTCATCGAGCTGTGCGACAAGCGGATGGTGCCGCTGGTGTTCCTGCAGAACATCACCGGCTTCATGGTCGGCCGGGACTACGAGGCCGGCGGCATCGCCAAGCACGGCGCCAAGATGGTGACCGCGGTGGCATGTGCGCGGGTTCCGAAGCTCACCGTCGTCATCGGCGGCTCGTACGGGGCGGGCAACTACTCGATGTGTGGGCGCGCGTATTCGCCGCGGTTCCTGTGGATGTGGCCCAACGCTCGTATCTCGGTGATGGGGGGCGAGCAGGCCGCCTCGGTGCTGGCCACCGTCCGCGGCGAGATGACGCCGGAAGAGGAAGAGGCGTTCAAGGCCCCGATCCGCGAACAGTATGAGCACCAGGGCAACCCGTATTACTCGACCGCCCGGCTGTGGGACGACGGCGTGATCGATCCGGCTGACACCAGAACTGTTCTGGGGCTGGCACTTTCGGTCACCGCCAACGCTCCCGTTGAACCGGTGTCCTACGGCGTCTTCAGGATGTGA
- a CDS encoding acetyl/propionyl/methylcrotonyl-CoA carboxylase subunit alpha — MFTRVLVANRGEIAVRVMRTLRAIGIESVAVYSDADAGARHVAEADVAVRIGPPPARQSYLDIDAVVGAALQTGAQAVHPGYGFLSENSDFAAALESTGITFIGPPSGAIRTMGDKIASKAAVSAFGVPVVPGIARPGLADAELIEAAEDIGYPILVKPSAGGGGKGMRRVDDAADLPAALVASRRESAAAFGDDTLFLERFVLRPRHIEVQVLADSYGTVLHFGERECSLQRRHQKVIEEAPSPLLDAATRARIGAAACNTARSVDYRGAGTVEFIVSADRPDEFFFLEMNTRLQVEHPVTELVTGWDLVEWQIRIAAGEKLHATQDDITMTGHAIEARVYAEDPAAGFLPTGGPVLGLREPAGVGGQERSDSGFNSRVRVDSGLAVGTTVGSDYDPMLSKVIAYGADRSTALRTLDRALSQTAVLGVGTNVEFLRFLLADGDVAAGRLDTGLIDRLVYTAEPVDDAVLIAAAAYRWLQRWPATPADLWDVPSGWRAGEPAPTRIRLRSGPRTDHVHITGTPGAATARVEDGESVSLAAELDGDELTVTVGGIRATYLAAVDGHRIWLAGAGRTVAVEEMREASVRADDAHSGDAELVSPMPGSVVAVNVGNGETVPAGTVVVVVEAMKMEHSLTAPVDGVVELLVAVGDQVKVGQLLATITATTQEKATSDE, encoded by the coding sequence ATGTTTACCAGAGTCCTTGTCGCCAATAGGGGCGAGATAGCGGTGCGGGTCATGCGTACCCTGCGGGCCATCGGCATCGAATCGGTGGCGGTCTACAGCGACGCCGACGCGGGTGCACGCCACGTCGCCGAGGCCGACGTCGCCGTCCGCATCGGCCCGCCGCCGGCCCGGCAGAGCTATCTGGACATCGACGCGGTGGTTGGTGCTGCGCTGCAGACCGGCGCCCAGGCCGTTCACCCCGGCTACGGATTCCTTTCGGAGAACTCCGATTTCGCCGCAGCGCTGGAGAGCACGGGCATCACGTTCATCGGGCCGCCCAGTGGCGCCATCCGCACCATGGGCGACAAGATCGCATCCAAAGCGGCGGTCTCGGCGTTCGGCGTGCCGGTGGTGCCCGGAATCGCCCGGCCCGGGCTCGCCGACGCCGAGCTCATCGAGGCCGCCGAAGACATCGGGTACCCGATCCTGGTGAAACCGTCCGCGGGCGGCGGCGGCAAGGGGATGCGCCGCGTCGACGACGCCGCCGATCTGCCTGCCGCGCTGGTTGCGTCGCGGCGCGAGTCGGCCGCGGCGTTCGGCGACGACACCCTGTTCCTCGAACGATTCGTCCTGCGGCCCAGGCATATCGAGGTTCAGGTGCTCGCCGACAGCTACGGCACCGTGCTGCATTTCGGTGAGCGGGAGTGCAGCCTGCAGCGCCGCCATCAGAAGGTCATCGAGGAGGCCCCGTCGCCACTGCTGGACGCTGCCACCCGCGCACGCATCGGCGCCGCGGCGTGCAACACCGCCCGAAGCGTCGACTACCGCGGCGCGGGCACCGTCGAGTTCATCGTCTCCGCCGACCGTCCCGACGAGTTCTTCTTCCTGGAGATGAACACCCGGCTGCAGGTTGAGCACCCGGTGACCGAACTGGTCACGGGGTGGGATCTGGTCGAATGGCAGATCCGCATCGCTGCGGGGGAGAAGCTGCACGCGACCCAGGACGACATCACCATGACCGGCCACGCCATCGAGGCCCGGGTGTACGCCGAAGACCCGGCGGCGGGCTTCCTGCCCACCGGCGGGCCGGTGCTGGGACTGCGGGAGCCGGCCGGTGTCGGCGGGCAGGAGCGAAGCGACTCGGGGTTCAACTCACGCGTGCGAGTGGATTCGGGCCTGGCGGTCGGGACGACGGTCGGCAGTGACTACGACCCGATGCTGTCGAAGGTGATCGCCTATGGGGCGGACCGCTCGACCGCGCTGCGCACCCTGGACCGGGCGCTGTCGCAGACAGCGGTGCTGGGGGTGGGCACCAACGTCGAGTTCCTCCGGTTCCTGCTGGCCGACGGCGACGTGGCCGCGGGCCGCCTCGACACCGGGCTGATCGACCGGCTGGTCTATACCGCCGAACCCGTCGACGACGCGGTCCTGATCGCCGCGGCGGCCTACCGCTGGCTGCAGCGATGGCCTGCGACACCGGCAGACCTCTGGGATGTCCCGTCCGGCTGGCGGGCCGGTGAACCTGCCCCCACGAGAATCCGGCTGCGCTCGGGGCCGCGCACCGACCACGTCCACATCACCGGCACACCAGGGGCCGCCACCGCCCGCGTCGAGGACGGTGAAAGTGTCTCGCTTGCAGCCGAACTGGACGGCGACGAGCTCACCGTGACGGTCGGGGGCATCCGCGCCACCTACCTCGCCGCCGTCGACGGTCACCGGATCTGGCTGGCCGGTGCGGGCCGGACGGTCGCGGTCGAGGAGATGCGCGAGGCCTCGGTCCGCGCCGACGACGCGCACAGCGGCGACGCCGAACTCGTCAGCCCGATGCCGGGTTCCGTCGTCGCGGTCAACGTCGGAAACGGTGAGACTGTGCCCGCCGGCACCGTCGTGGTCGTCGTCGAAGCGATGAAGATGGAGCATTCGCTCACCGCCCCGGTCGACGGCGTCGTAGAACTTCTGGTCGCCGTCGGCGACCAGGTGAAGGTGGGTCAGCTGCTCGCCACGATCACAGCCACCACACAAGAGAAAGCCACGTCCGATGAGTGA